From a single Oceanobacillus kimchii X50 genomic region:
- a CDS encoding DUF418 domain-containing protein: MFVTSQNRQPEIKKRAISLDLARGTILLLIVLAHAPLYLYNAEPGLMQRVASTNFFDEIVNLFGIFFIDHRARAMFALLLGYGLVLLFNSQRSKGKSEKDAAKLIRRRSWYLILFGFILAVIVGGQDILMAYGFAGLIVSTLLSRNLKIIVRSLIIITLIYCLVTPILWGFGMLEFKSYGFPLDLSATDTYVNRTLSLLATFPIIPIIIHLMIPILPSVLIGMWLAKKQLLTKPELHLRSLKLISVIGLTISILGALPLSLIGSVWHPSFFVSGLIFGLHILTGIAGGLAYAAIFGLIGAKLKEPGPISNSLKALGKRSLTFYIWNEAMLVLFLSPVALDLAGTVNNGIAALIAVGIWMFSILMATLLEKNNMNGPLEIVMRRMMYKNA; this comes from the coding sequence ATGTTCGTTACATCACAAAATAGACAACCTGAGATAAAAAAGCGCGCCATTTCATTAGATTTAGCAAGAGGCACGATCTTATTATTAATTGTACTCGCCCACGCGCCACTTTACTTATATAACGCGGAACCAGGGCTTATGCAAAGAGTCGCGAGTACGAACTTCTTTGATGAAATTGTAAACCTTTTTGGAATATTTTTTATTGATCATCGAGCGAGAGCAATGTTTGCCTTATTGTTAGGGTATGGTTTAGTTTTGTTATTTAATAGCCAACGCTCTAAAGGAAAAAGTGAGAAAGATGCAGCAAAATTGATACGAAGACGTTCCTGGTATTTAATCTTATTCGGTTTCATATTAGCAGTCATCGTAGGCGGGCAAGATATCCTTATGGCTTATGGTTTTGCTGGACTTATTGTAAGCACGCTATTAAGTCGGAATCTTAAAATAATCGTACGATCACTTATCATTATTACACTAATTTACTGTCTTGTGACTCCAATATTATGGGGATTCGGTATGCTAGAATTCAAGAGTTACGGTTTCCCACTAGATTTATCAGCAACAGACACCTATGTAAATCGCACATTATCTCTTTTAGCTACTTTTCCAATCATTCCAATTATCATTCATTTGATGATTCCTATACTCCCATCCGTTTTGATAGGGATGTGGTTAGCTAAAAAACAGTTATTGACAAAGCCAGAATTACATTTAAGATCACTTAAACTCATAAGTGTTATAGGCTTAACGATTTCGATATTAGGTGCACTACCACTATCCTTAATAGGGAGCGTGTGGCATCCAAGTTTCTTTGTATCAGGTTTAATATTTGGGCTCCATATATTAACTGGAATTGCAGGTGGGTTAGCCTATGCAGCAATTTTCGGATTAATTGGGGCTAAATTAAAAGAACCCGGTCCTATTAGTAATTCTTTAAAAGCTTTAGGAAAACGTTCATTAACATTTTATATATGGAATGAGGCTATGCTTGTTCTATTTTTATCACCGGTAGCACTTGATTTAGCAGGAACAGTCAATAACGGGATAGCTGCTCTTATTGCTGTGGGCATTTGGATGTTTTCCATTTTGATGGCGACTTTATTAGAAAAAAACAATATGAATGGTCCATTGGAAATTGTAATGAGGCGAATGATGTATAAAAATGCATAA